The following coding sequences are from one Ornithorhynchus anatinus isolate Pmale09 chromosome 11, mOrnAna1.pri.v4, whole genome shotgun sequence window:
- the ACTR1B gene encoding beta-centractin isoform X3 produces the protein MESYDIIANQPVVIDNGSGVIKAGFAGDQIPKYCFPNYVGRPKHVRVMAGALEGDLFIGPKAEEHRGLLALRYPMEHGVVRDWNDMERVWQYVYSKDQLQTFSEEHPVLLTEAPLNPSKNREKAAEVFFETFNVPALFISMQAVLSLYATGRTTGVVLDSGDGVTHAVPIYEGFAMPHAIMRVDIAGRDVSRYLRLLLRKEGADFHTSAEFEVVRTIKERTCYLSINPQKDEALETEKAQYTLPDGSTLEVGPARFRAPELLFQPDLVGEESEGLHEVLVFAIHKSDMDLRRTLFSNIVLSGGSTLFKGFGDRLLSEVKKLSPKDVKIKISAPQERLYSTWIGGSILASLDTFKKMWVSKKEYEEDGARAIHRKTF, from the exons ATGGAGTCCTACGACATCATCGCCAACCAGCCCGTGGTCATCGACAAC GGTTCCGGGGTGATCAAGGCTGGCTTCGCCGGGGACCAGATCCCCAAATACTGCTTCCCCAACTA TGTCGGCCGCCCGAAGCACGTGCGGGTGATGGCCGGGGCGCTGGAAGGAGATCTGTTCATTGGGCCGAAGGCTGAG GAGCACCGGGGGCTGCTGGCTCTGCGCTACCCCATGGAGCACGGCGTGGTGCGCGACTGGAATGACATGGAGCGCGTCTGGCAGTACGTCTACTCCAAGGACCAGCTGCAGACCTTCTCTGAGGAG caccccgTTCTCCTGACGGAGGCCCCGCTGAACCCCAGCAAGAACCGAGAGAAGGCGGCGGAGGTGTTCTTTGAGACTTTCAACGTGCCGGCCCTGTTCATCTCCATGCAGGCCGTGCTCAGCCT GTACGCAACGGGGCGCACGACGGGAGTGGTGCTGGATTCGGGGGACGGGGTGACCCACGCGGTGCCCATCTACGAGGGTTTTGCCATGCCCCACGCCATCATGCGGGTGGACATTGCCGGCCGCGACGTCTCCCGCTACCTGCGGCTCCTGCTGCGGAAGGAAGGGGCCGACTTCCACACCTCGGCCGAGTTTGAGGTCGTCCGGACCATCAAGGAG AGAACCTGCTACCTGTCCATCAACCCTCAGAAGGATGAGGCCCTGGAGACGGAGAAGGCACAGTACACCTTGCCCGATGGCAGCACCCTCGAA GTGGGGCCGGCAAGGTTCCGGGCGCCGGAGTTGCTGTTCCAGCCGGACCTGGTcggggaggagagtgaggggcTGCACGAGGTGCTCGTCTTCGCCATCCACAAGTCCGACATGGACTTGCGCCGCACGCTCTTTTCCAACATCGTCCTCTCGGGCGGTTCAACGCTCTTCAAAG GCTTTGGGGATCGGTTACTGAGTGAAGTGAAGAAACTGTCTCCAAAGGATGTCAAAATTAAG ATCTCAGCACCTCAGGAACGACTGTACTCCACGTGGATCGG AGGCTCCATTCTGGCCTCCCTGGACACCTTTAAGAAGATGTGGGTGTCCAAGAAGGAATATGAGGAGGATGGGGCCAGGGCCATCCATCGCAAGACCTTCTAG
- the ACTR1B gene encoding beta-centractin isoform X2, producing the protein MNPPPSELLPRGLDSGLTLLMTLLGSGVIKAGFAGDQIPKYCFPNYVGRPKHVRVMAGALEGDLFIGPKAEEHRGLLALRYPMEHGVVRDWNDMERVWQYVYSKDQLQTFSEEHPVLLTEAPLNPSKNREKAAEVFFETFNVPALFISMQAVLSLYATGRTTGVVLDSGDGVTHAVPIYEGFAMPHAIMRVDIAGRDVSRYLRLLLRKEGADFHTSAEFEVVRTIKERTCYLSINPQKDEALETEKAQYTLPDGSTLEVGPARFRAPELLFQPDLVGEESEGLHEVLVFAIHKSDMDLRRTLFSNIVLSGGSTLFKGFGDRLLSEVKKLSPKDVKIKISAPQERLYSTWIGGSILASLDTFKKMWVSKKEYEEDGARAIHRKTF; encoded by the exons GGTTCCGGGGTGATCAAGGCTGGCTTCGCCGGGGACCAGATCCCCAAATACTGCTTCCCCAACTA TGTCGGCCGCCCGAAGCACGTGCGGGTGATGGCCGGGGCGCTGGAAGGAGATCTGTTCATTGGGCCGAAGGCTGAG GAGCACCGGGGGCTGCTGGCTCTGCGCTACCCCATGGAGCACGGCGTGGTGCGCGACTGGAATGACATGGAGCGCGTCTGGCAGTACGTCTACTCCAAGGACCAGCTGCAGACCTTCTCTGAGGAG caccccgTTCTCCTGACGGAGGCCCCGCTGAACCCCAGCAAGAACCGAGAGAAGGCGGCGGAGGTGTTCTTTGAGACTTTCAACGTGCCGGCCCTGTTCATCTCCATGCAGGCCGTGCTCAGCCT GTACGCAACGGGGCGCACGACGGGAGTGGTGCTGGATTCGGGGGACGGGGTGACCCACGCGGTGCCCATCTACGAGGGTTTTGCCATGCCCCACGCCATCATGCGGGTGGACATTGCCGGCCGCGACGTCTCCCGCTACCTGCGGCTCCTGCTGCGGAAGGAAGGGGCCGACTTCCACACCTCGGCCGAGTTTGAGGTCGTCCGGACCATCAAGGAG AGAACCTGCTACCTGTCCATCAACCCTCAGAAGGATGAGGCCCTGGAGACGGAGAAGGCACAGTACACCTTGCCCGATGGCAGCACCCTCGAA GTGGGGCCGGCAAGGTTCCGGGCGCCGGAGTTGCTGTTCCAGCCGGACCTGGTcggggaggagagtgaggggcTGCACGAGGTGCTCGTCTTCGCCATCCACAAGTCCGACATGGACTTGCGCCGCACGCTCTTTTCCAACATCGTCCTCTCGGGCGGTTCAACGCTCTTCAAAG GCTTTGGGGATCGGTTACTGAGTGAAGTGAAGAAACTGTCTCCAAAGGATGTCAAAATTAAG ATCTCAGCACCTCAGGAACGACTGTACTCCACGTGGATCGG AGGCTCCATTCTGGCCTCCCTGGACACCTTTAAGAAGATGTGGGTGTCCAAGAAGGAATATGAGGAGGATGGGGCCAGGGCCATCCATCGCAAGACCTTCTAG
- the ACTR1B gene encoding beta-centractin isoform X4, which produces MAGALEGDLFIGPKAEEHRGLLALRYPMEHGVVRDWNDMERVWQYVYSKDQLQTFSEEHPVLLTEAPLNPSKNREKAAEVFFETFNVPALFISMQAVLSLYATGRTTGVVLDSGDGVTHAVPIYEGFAMPHAIMRVDIAGRDVSRYLRLLLRKEGADFHTSAEFEVVRTIKERTCYLSINPQKDEALETEKAQYTLPDGSTLEVGPARFRAPELLFQPDLVGEESEGLHEVLVFAIHKSDMDLRRTLFSNIVLSGGSTLFKGFGDRLLSEVKKLSPKDVKIKISAPQERLYSTWIGGSILASLDTFKKMWVSKKEYEEDGARAIHRKTF; this is translated from the exons ATGGCCGGGGCGCTGGAAGGAGATCTGTTCATTGGGCCGAAGGCTGAG GAGCACCGGGGGCTGCTGGCTCTGCGCTACCCCATGGAGCACGGCGTGGTGCGCGACTGGAATGACATGGAGCGCGTCTGGCAGTACGTCTACTCCAAGGACCAGCTGCAGACCTTCTCTGAGGAG caccccgTTCTCCTGACGGAGGCCCCGCTGAACCCCAGCAAGAACCGAGAGAAGGCGGCGGAGGTGTTCTTTGAGACTTTCAACGTGCCGGCCCTGTTCATCTCCATGCAGGCCGTGCTCAGCCT GTACGCAACGGGGCGCACGACGGGAGTGGTGCTGGATTCGGGGGACGGGGTGACCCACGCGGTGCCCATCTACGAGGGTTTTGCCATGCCCCACGCCATCATGCGGGTGGACATTGCCGGCCGCGACGTCTCCCGCTACCTGCGGCTCCTGCTGCGGAAGGAAGGGGCCGACTTCCACACCTCGGCCGAGTTTGAGGTCGTCCGGACCATCAAGGAG AGAACCTGCTACCTGTCCATCAACCCTCAGAAGGATGAGGCCCTGGAGACGGAGAAGGCACAGTACACCTTGCCCGATGGCAGCACCCTCGAA GTGGGGCCGGCAAGGTTCCGGGCGCCGGAGTTGCTGTTCCAGCCGGACCTGGTcggggaggagagtgaggggcTGCACGAGGTGCTCGTCTTCGCCATCCACAAGTCCGACATGGACTTGCGCCGCACGCTCTTTTCCAACATCGTCCTCTCGGGCGGTTCAACGCTCTTCAAAG GCTTTGGGGATCGGTTACTGAGTGAAGTGAAGAAACTGTCTCCAAAGGATGTCAAAATTAAG ATCTCAGCACCTCAGGAACGACTGTACTCCACGTGGATCGG AGGCTCCATTCTGGCCTCCCTGGACACCTTTAAGAAGATGTGGGTGTCCAAGAAGGAATATGAGGAGGATGGGGCCAGGGCCATCCATCGCAAGACCTTCTAG
- the LOC100091270 gene encoding cytochrome c oxidase subunit 5B, mitochondrial encodes MASRLLRGAGSVVGQALRSRLPLRLPGRQPARTMAAGGGIPTDEEQATGLEREILMAEKKGLDPYNLLAPKGAAGTREEPNLVPSITDKRIVGCICEEDNSAVIWFWLHKGETQRCPNCGTHYKLVPQQLHH; translated from the exons ATGGCTTCAAGGTTACTTCGCGGAGCGGGGTCCGTGGTGGGCCAGGCCCTGCGGAGCCGCCTGccgctccggctcccgggccgccAGCCCGCCCGCACCATGGCGGCCGGAG GCGGCATCCCCACCGACGAGGAGCAGGCCACCGGATTGGAGAGGGAGATCCTGATGGCGGAAAAGAAGGGATTG GACCCCTACAACCTGCTGGCCCCCAAGGGTGCCGCGGGCACGAGGGAGGAGCCCAACCTGGTCCCCTCCATCACAGACAAACGCATCGTGGGCTGCATCT GTGAGGAGGATAACAGCGCTGTCATCTGGTTCTGGCTGCACAAAGGCGAGACCCAGCGCTGCCCAAACTGCGGAACGCACTACAAACTGGTCCCCCAGCAGCTCCACCATTGA